In Strix uralensis isolate ZFMK-TIS-50842 chromosome 26, bStrUra1, whole genome shotgun sequence, a genomic segment contains:
- the LOC141935096 gene encoding ubiquitin carboxyl-terminal hydrolase 42-like → MFQNCFLTRIFPWQLLAVLLVIAEEMALPQRRPFVPETICMEWQQRQRAGAGLYNLGNTCFINSVLQCLTYTPPLANYLLSREHSQSCRRQGFCVMCSMEEHVHTVLHSSGTAIEPWAIIRVLRRIGEHFEADMQEDAHEFLRCTVDAMQRDCLSNLDFASQSDTVVHQIFGGFLRSRVTCLSCSAVSDSYEAFLDVPLDIEAASSVPAALKDFVKPEKLGGENCFKCSRCDKMVTASKRFTVHRAPKVLTVCLKRFEFFTGSKISKVCRQLGCHFMFLEQENCQGSALFHKRFMWSFSCFLVGRGEFPWEDKHVLCSDRAALAENSLLPPRP, encoded by the exons ATGttccaaaactgtttcttgacCCGTATATTTCCATGGCAGCTTCTGGCGGTGCTTCTGG TCATTGCCGAGGAGATGGCTCTGCCACAAAGACGTCCCTTTGTCCCAGAGACGATTTGCATGGAATGGCAGCAGCGGCAGAGAGCTGGAGCGGGACTCTACAACCTGGGCAATACCTGCTTCATCAACTCCGTCCTGCAGTGCCTGACATACACGCCCCCTCTGGCCAACTACCTGCTCTCTCGGGAGCACAGCCAGTCGT gtcGTCGGCAAGGCTTCTGCGTCATGTGCAGTATGGAAGAGCACGTTCACACGGTCCTGCACTCCTCAGGCACTGCCATCGAGCCTTGGGCTATCATCAGGGTTCTCAGAC GAATAGGAGAACATTTCGAGGCTGACATGCAGGAAGATGCCCATGAATTCTTACGCTGCACTGTCGATGCCATGCAGAGAGATTGTCTGAGCAA CTTGGACTTTGCTTCGCAATCAGATACCGTTGTCCATCAAATATTTGGGGGCTTTCTGAGATCCAGAG TCACGTGCTTGAGCTGCAGCGCGGTTTCCGATTCCTACGAGGCCTTCCTGGATGTTCCTTTGGATATAGAA gcagcctcaTCTGTCCCCGCAGCTCTGAAGGACTTTGTGAAACCGGAGAAGCTGGGCGGcgaaaactgctttaaatgcagCAG GTGTGACAAGATGGTTACCGCCTCCAAGAGGTTTACAGTCCACCGCGCGCCCAAGGTTCTCACGGTGTGTCTGAAGAGATTTGAATTTTTCACCGGCAGCAAGATCAGCAAGGTGTGTAGGCAGTTGGGATGCCACTTTATGTTCCTGGAGCAGGAGAATTGCCAAGGCAGTGCGCTCTTTCACAAGCGGTTCATGTGgagtttttcatgtttccttgtggggagaggagagttcCCGTGGGAAGACAAGCACGTACTCTGCTCCGACAGAGCTGCTTTGGCCGAGAACAGTCTCCTGCCCCCCAGACCATGA
- the LOC141935097 gene encoding ubiquitin carboxyl-terminal hydrolase 42-like, whose translation MFQNCFLTRIFPWQLLAVLLVIAEEMALPQRRPFVPETICMEWQQRQRAGAGLYNLGNTCFINSVLQCLTYTPPLANYLLSREHSQSCRRQGFCVMCSMEEHVHTVLHSSGTAIEPWAIIRVLRRIGEHFEADMQEDAHEFLRCTVDAMQRDCLSNLDFASQSDTVVHQIFGGFLRSRVTCLSCSAVSDSYEAFLDVPLDIEAASSVPAALKDFVKPEKLGGENCFKCSRCDKMVTASKRFTVHRAPKVLTVCLKRFEFFTGSKISKVCRQLGCHFMFLEQENCQGSALFHKRFMWSFSCFLVGRGEFPWEDKHVLCSDRAALAENSLLPPRP comes from the exons ATGttccaaaactgtttcttgacCCGTATATTTCCATGGCAGCTTCTGGCGGTGCTTCTGG TCATTGCCGAGGAGATGGCTCTGCCACAAAGACGTCCCTTTGTCCCAGAGACGATTTGCATGGAATGGCAGCAGCGGCAGAGAGCTGGAGCGGGACTCTACAACCTGGGCAATACCTGCTTCATCAACTCCGTCCTGCAGTGCCTGACGTACACGCCCCCTCTGGCCAACTACCTGCTCTCTCGGGAGCACAGCCAGTCGT gtcGTCGGCAAGGCTTCTGCGTCATGTGCAGTATGGAAGAGCACGTTCACACGGTCCTGCACTCCTCAGGCACTGCCATCGAGCCTTGGGCTATCATCAGGGTTCTCAGAC GAATAGGAGAACATTTCGAGGCTGACATGCAGGAAGATGCCCATGAATTCTTACGCTGCACTGTCGATGCCATGCAGAGAGATTGTCTGAGCAA CTTGGACTTTGCTTCGCAATCAGATACCGTTGTCCATCAAATATTTGGGGGCTTTCTGAGATCCAGAG TCACGTGCTTGAGCTGCAGCGCGGTTTCCGATTCCTACGAGGCCTTCCTGGATGTTCCTTTGGATATAGAA gcagcctcaTCTGTCCCCGCAGCTCTGAAGGACTTTGTGAAACCGGAGAAGCTGGGCGGcgaaaactgctttaaatgcagCAG GTGTGACAAGATGGTTACCGCCTCCAAGAGGTTTACAGTCCACCGCGCGCCCAAGGTTCTCACGGTGTGTCTGAAGAGATTTGAATTTTTCACCGGCAGCAAGATCAGCAAGGTGTGTAGGCAGTTGGGATGCCACTTTATGTTCCTGGAGCAGGAGAATTGCCAAGGCAGTGCGCTCTTTCACAAGCGGTTCATGTGgagtttttcatgtttccttgtggggagaggagagttcCCGTGGGAAGACAAGCACGTACTCTGCTCCGACAGAGCTGCTTTGGCCGAGAACAGTCTCCTGCCCCCCAGACCATGA
- the LOC141935099 gene encoding ubiquitin carboxyl-terminal hydrolase 42-like, with protein MFQNCFLTRIFPWQLLAVLLVIAEEMALPQRRPFVPETICMEWQQRQRAGAGLYNLGNTCFINSVLQCLTYTPPLANYLLSREHSQSCRRQGFCVMCSMEEHVHTVLHSSGTAIEPWAIIRVLRRIGEHFEADMQEDAHEFLRCTVDAMQRDCLSNLDFASQSDTVVHQIFGGFLRSRVTCLSCSAVSDSYEAFLDVPLDIEAASSVPAALKDFVKPEKLGGENCFKCSRCDKMVTASKRFTVHRAPKVLTVCLKRFEFFTGSKISKVCRQLGCHFMFLEQENCQGSALFHKRFMWSFSCFLVGRGEFPWEDKHVLCSDRAALAENSLLPPRP; from the exons ATGttccaaaactgtttcttgacCCGTATATTTCCATGGCAGCTTCTGGCGGTGCTTCTGG TCATTGCCGAGGAGATGGCTCTGCCACAAAGACGTCCCTTTGTCCCAGAGACGATTTGCATGGAATGGCAGCAGCGGCAGAGAGCTGGAGCGGGACTCTACAACCTGGGCAATACCTGCTTCATCAACTCCGTCCTGCAGTGCCTGACGTACACGCCCCCTCTGGCCAACTACCTGCTCTCTCGGGAGCACAGCCAGTCGT gtcGTCGGCAAGGCTTCTGCGTCATGTGCAGTATGGAAGAGCACGTTCACACGGTCCTGCATTCCTCAGGCACTGCCATCGAGCCTTGGGCTATCATCAGGGTTCTCAGAC GAATAGGAGAACATTTCGAGGCTGACATGCAGGAAGATGCCCATGAATTCTTACGCTGCACTGTCGATGCCATGCAGAGAGATTGTCTGAGCAA CTTGGACTTTGCTTCGCAATCAGATACCGTTGTCCATCAAATATTTGGGGGCTTTCTGAGATCCAGAG TCACGTGCTTGAGCTGCAGCGCGGTTTCCGATTCCTACGAGGCCTTCCTGGATGTTCCTTTGGATATAGAA gcagcctcaTCTGTCCCCGCAGCTCTGAAGGACTTTGTGAAACCGGAGAAGCTGGGCGGcgaaaactgctttaaatgcagCAG GTGTGACAAGATGGTTACCGCCTCCAAGAGGTTTACAGTCCACCGCGCGCCCAAGGTTCTCACGGTGTGTCTGAAGAGATTTGAATTTTTCACCGGCAGCAAGATCAGCAAGGTGTGTAGGCAGTTGGGATGCCACTTTATGTTCCTGGAGCAGGAGAATTGCCAAGGCAGTGCGCTCTTTCACAAGCGGTTCATGTGgagtttttcatgtttccttgtggggagaggagagttcCCGTGGGAAGACAAGCACGTACTCTGCTCCGACAGAGCTGCTTTGGCCGAGAACAGTCTCCTGCCCCCCAGACCATGA
- the LOC141935100 gene encoding ubiquitin carboxyl-terminal hydrolase 42-like, with amino-acid sequence MALPQRRPFVPETICMEWQQRQRAGAGLYNLGNTCFINSVLQCLTYTPPLANYLLSREHSQSCRRQGFCVMCSMEEHVHTVLHSSGTAIEPWAIIRVLRRIGEHFEADMQEDAHEFLRCTVDAMQRDCLSNLDFASQSDTVVHQIFGGFLRSRVTCLSCSAVSDSYEAFLDVPLDIEAASSVPAALKDFVKPEKLGGENCFKCSRCDKMVTASKRFTVHRAPKVLTVCLKRFEFFTGSKISKVVEYPEHLDLHPYMSETAGEPLLYSLYAVLVHGGDSCDTGHYYCYVKTRFISRY; translated from the exons ATGGCTCTGCCACAAAGACGTCCCTTTGTCCCAGAGACGATTTGCATGGAATGGCAGCAGCGGCAGAGAGCTGGAGCGGGACTCTACAACCTGGGCAATACGTGCTTCATCAACTCCGTCCTGCAGTGCCTGACGTACACGCCCCCTCTGGCCAACTACCTGCTCTCTCGGGAGCACAGCCAGTCGT gtcGTCGGCAAGGCTTCTGCGTCATGTGCAGTATGGAAGAGCATGTTCACACGGTCCTGCATTCCTCAGGCACTGCCATCGAGCCTTGGGCTATCATCAGGGTTCTCAGAC GAATAGGAGAACATTTCGAGGCTGACATGCAGGAAGATGCCCATGAATTCTTACGCTGCACTGTCGATGCCATGCAGAGAGATTGTCTGAGCAA CTTGGACTTTGCTTCGCAATCAGATACCGTTGTCCATCAAATATTTGGGGGCTTTCTGAGATCCAGAG TCACGTGCTTGAGCTGCAGCGCGGTTTCCGATTCCTACGAGGCCTTCCTGGATGTTCCTTTGGATATAGAA gcagcctcaTCTGTCCCCGCAGCTCTGAAGGACTTTGTGAAACCGGAGAAGCTGGGCGGcgaaaactgctttaaatgcagCAG GTGTGACAAGATGGTTACCGCCTCCAAGAGGTTTACAGTCCACCGCGCGCCCAAGGTTCTCACGGTGTGTCTGAAGAGATTTGAATTTTTCACCGGCAGCAAGATCAGCAAG GTTGTGGAGTATCCCGAGCACTTGGATCTTCACCCGTACATGTCTGAGACAGCCGGAGAACCGCTCCTCTACTCCTTATATGCTGTCCTGGTACATGGCGGTGACAGCTGCGACACAGGACACTACTACTGCTACGTAAAG ACGCGGTTCATCTCCAGATATTGA